TAAGTACGGGAGACGTTTCGGGTGCCATCTTACAATTAGAACTCCTTGGACTCATTACCTCATTACCGGGAATGCGCTACCAAAGGCTCTAAGAGTATTGGAACCTCCATGCTACTTCGCACAAGTCTGGTAGAGCAAGTTCTGATGACAAACTTAGAATCCCCTCGTCTTTTGGGCAAGGGAATGTCAAAGTATTTCTGTGTCGAGCATCAGCTAGATATAATTTAATAAATAAAATTGACAGCCTTTGCCGACCCTATTCTTTCCTTCAACTCACCTTGTTAACCCTACTCAAAACCCTTCACAACGCGATCGATCGATGGTGGTCGGAGTTCACCCTCCAGACGCGCCTCATGGCAGCAGCCACCCTAATTGTCTCCCTAGTCATGAGCGGTCTAACCTTTTGGGCAGTCAACACGATTCAACAAGATGCCAGAGTCAACGATACCCGATTCGGTCGCGATTTAGGTATCCTTCTGGCGACCAACGTTTCTCCCCTCATTGCAGAAGATAAACTCACCGAAGTCGCGCGCTTTTCCTCTCGCTTCTACAGCAGCACCTCCAACATTCGGTACATTATGTACGCGGACGAAGATGGAAAAATTTTCTTTGGCATCCCCTACTCCGAAGCCGCCGTTCAAAACTCTCTCACCATTCAACGACGCATTGAACTCCCCGAAGACTACGCCAAAAACGTCAATCTCCCGATGGTACGCCAGCACCTCACCCCCGACGGAGAAGTCACCGATGTTTTTGTTCCCCTCAAGCAGGAAGGCAAATATCTTGGGGTTTTAGCGGTTGGGATTAACCCCAACCCCACCGTTGTGACTTCTTCCAATCTCACCAGAGATGTCACCATTGCCGTGTTTATTTCGATTTGGACAATGGTCATTTTGGGTGTTGTTTTAAATGCGCTGACCATTACCCAACCTATTAAAGAACTGCTCGTCGGCGTTAAAAATATTGCGGCGGGAAACTTCAAACAACGGATCGATCTGCCCCTGGGTGGCGAACTTGGGGAATTAATTTTCAACTTCAATGAAATGGCGGAACGGCTTGAAAGTTATGAAGAACAAAATATTGAAGAGTTGACCGCAGAAAAGGCTAAATTAGAAACCCTTGTTTCCACTATTGCCGATGGAGCCGTTCTCATCGATACGGATCTCAAAGTTATTTTAGTGAATCCCACTGCGCGACGCATTTTCAACTGGGAAAGCAAAGAATTAGCGGGAGAAAATGTACTCCATTATTTGCCCGCACAAGTGACGATTAAACTCACCAAACCCCTCTATCAATTTGCGTCCGGCGAAGCGACGGGAAACAAAGATCGCTCTTTTGAGCATCACGCTGCAAATGCCTTGGGATTCCCGCACCACAAAGAAGCAGAAGGTGGAGAGTTCCGCATTACCCTGACCGAACCCACGAAGCGAACCATTCGCATTCTTTTAACGCAAGTTCTCGATCGCGATCGCGAAAATATCAAAGGAATTGCCATAACCATACAAGATATCACGCGCGAGGTCGAACTCAATGAAGCAAAAGGTCAATTTATTAGTAACATTTCCCACGAATTGAGAACGCCGTTATTTAATATAAAATCTTTTATCGAAACTTTGTATGAATACGGAGAAGATTTAACCTCAGAAGAACGACAAGAGTTTTTGCACACGGCGAATAATGAAACCGACCGCCTTACGCGACTGGTGAATGATGTGTTGGATTTATCAAGATTAGAATCGTCCAATACTTATCATTTAGAATGTGTTGAAGTTGCTCGACCCATCGAACAAACCCTACGAACCTATCAACTCAATGCAAAGGATAAAGGGATTGAATTAATCAAAGAAATTGAAGCTAATTTACCCTTCGTTTTGGGACATTACGACCTATTATTACAAGTTTTGGCAAACTTGGTGGGGAATGCGCTCAAGTTCACAACAGCGGGAGGACGGGTTGCGATTCGTACCTATCAACTCAATCCTTCAAACCTCAATTTCGAGAAAAAAGGGAAAGTGCGGGTGGAAGTTTCCGACACGGGGACGGGAATTTCTTCAGAGGATCGAGATGCAATCTTCGATCGCTTCTACCGCGTCGAGAATCGCGTTCACACCTTAGAAGGAACGGGGTTAGGATTGTCAATTGTCAAAAACATCATGGAAAAACATAACACTCAAATTAATTTAGTGAGCGAAATTGGAGTGGGGACGACGTTTTGGTTCGACTTGACTTTGTACGAAGACGCTCAAAAACCAGAGGAGGCATTACAATAAAAAAACTAGGTCGCGATCGCGTCGATCGTGCCTAGAAGACATCTGAAATGGATTGGAATTGCACTTTTTGGCTCTATCAAGTTCCCTCAAACTCATGAACCCTAATAACCTAATTGAATTTGCTCACAAGGGATTTCGCGTGACGATCGGCGCTGCTACTGCTTTTGTGGAAACCTTGCAAGATCCCCAACAACGGACTGAAACGCTATCGGAAATGACAGCAGAGTTGAACGAAAAAATTCAAGCGTGGGCGGCGAAAGGGGAACTAACAGAACAAGAAGCTCGTAGAATGGTTGAAGAAATGCTTGCTCGTCAAGAAACGCCGACAGGGGAAAAAACCGCTCCACAAGAATCTCCCCCTTCCTCAACAGTTAATGCAGAACTCCAAGAACTCACAGCTAGAGTGGCTGCTTTGCGCTTAGAGTTGGAACAGCTACGGAAGTCAAACCAAGACTAATATTCTATTAAACGTTAATACTTCTAAAGGTTAGATTGACCGCTCAATCGTTTTCCCAGTATTCCGAACCGACTAAATCGCCGATGCGATCGCGCAGCAAGTATTCGCATTTTTCCAGTTCGCCTTCAACGCAAACCCACTCACGAGCGGGAATATACTGGCAAAGGACATAAATCGGTTGCTGGCGGCTGATGGAGCCGCGATCGATCAGTTGGCGCGCTTCGTCGCGAATCAAATCGATAGAATAACGGACGGGAGGTGCAGATGAAATTGTACTAGTACTCATGATCGTTTACCAAAAGAAGAGGGCTTGAAAGTTAGTCGAACAGTCCTTAAGGTTAGAAGTCCACTGAGTTCAGTATAAAGAGTTACAGATTAGATAGCTCTCAAGATAAGAATTACAAAACCTACCATTAACCGATCTTATCTGTTTACCTATTGCCTTAAGGGAAAGCCAAGGCAGCGTCAGGTTGCCTTAAGGTCAGTATAAAGGATTAAAAATGTTTGAGCGCTTCTGTAACGGGAAGATTAAAAGAAGTTATATAAAGGCTTCAGAAAACGAACGCTCGCGAGTCTCCTTTTGCCATAGCACTTGAGTGACCCCTTCTTGCGCTAGAGCCGTTTGTCCGTAAGAAAAAACCCAGGGCAAACTTGGTGCAAACTCCGAACGAAGCTCTTCTAAGATATAAGGACTACCATAAATGGCTAAACCGACTATTTTTCGTTGTCTTAACAAAAGTTTAAACCATTCTTGGGCTTGGGGAACGAGTCCCGCTTTTCCCCGAAAAGGATTGCCACGACTGAAAATTTGTACGAGGGCAGTTTCAGGAATGCGATCTAAATTGAGTTGATGCTGTTCGATGAGTTGCAGCTTGTAACCGAGTTGTTTTGGAACCGCGATCGCGGGGGTATGGGCGGCGAGAAAGTTACAATTGAGCAGATCGTCAACCACAACCCAATTTTCAGCATTTTCCCCCTCCATTGGCAGTGAGAGCGGCAATTCCCCCCCTAATTGCAAGGATTCTTGATTAATTTCTCGTGTAGTTTTCTTTGCTTCTGGTTGTGCCAGTTCTCTGAGTAACGAATCCGCAGATAAATCGAGGGTTGTGCCAGCAAGAATTTTTTGTTTGGCGCGCCAAATTCGCTCGATGGAAGCTTGAATGCGCTGGGGAGAAATGCGTCCGGTTTGCACGGCTTCCTCAACTGCATCAATTGCGGCGACGGGATCTTGAGGCATGAGTAAGATATCCGCACCCGCTTCAACCGCAAGGACGCACACTTCCTGATAATCTGTGAAGTTGGCAACGCCGCCCATGACTAAGGCATCGGTGACAATTAAACCGTTGAAGCCGAGTTTATCGCGCAATTGCCCCGTTAAAATCTTTTGGGAAAGGGTTGCTGGATATTTGGTATCCCAGGCGGGGACGAGGAGATGAGCGGTCATCACGCTATCAACCCCTGCCGCGATCGCGCGATTGAAGGGCGGCAATTCCACTGCGTCTAAGCGCTCGATGGGATGGGAAACAACGGGTAGGTGTAAATGGGAATCTACTGCGGTATCCCCGTGACCGGGAAAATGCTTGGCGGTGGTGAGAACGGGGTAGCTTTGCGCCCCTCGCAAGAATGCTGTTGCAAGATCGCTAACGATTTCCGGGGTTTCTCCAAAGGCGCGAATGTTGATGACGGGGTTGTGGGGATTATTATTCACATCCACCACGGGAGCTAAAACCCAGTTAATACCGATGGATTGGGCTTCGCGGGCTGTGGTTGCGCCCATTTGCTCGGCATGGGAAATGGCGATCGCGCGATCTCCAATTCCACTCAGTGCCATCGGCGGGGGAAACGTCGTTGCCCCAGCAAAACGCTGTCCCGTTCCTTCTTCAATATCCGCTGCGATGAATAAGGGAATTTCTGCCCAATCTTGCAGTTGGCGCGATCGCAAACTCACTTCCGCCGCACTTCCTCCCAACACAATGACTCCCCCCACCTTAAGCTGGGAAATCCACTGTTGCAGCGTTTCGAGGGGCGGTTCCCATGCGGGATAGCGAATTTGAGAATCGAACAAACAGCCGGAGGCTCGAACCACGACCATTTGAGCGATTTGTTCGCGTAAAGAGAGGGTTTGTAAAGGGGGGACGCGATCGCGCATAAATAAAATTCAGATAAATAATTTAGAACAGCAAGGCTTGTCAGAATAGATTCACTGAACCCATTTTCTACCGTCTCTATCTCCCCTCGCCCAAGTTTGGGAGAGGGCTTTCAGAGATTTTAGATAATACGCATCAGATATGATTGAGTTTTAGTGCTGAATTGACGAGGGATTCCTTCCCCAATCGCTCGCGACTTGAGTTAAGAACAACGCCATTCCATAGAACAAGGTACAACTGACCAAAAGAACAATATCAAAACCCAACACCACACTCAAGGGAAGTTTTGCCGCCAAACCACTGGCACAATGAAGCGGAACCATCAAACCAGAAAAAAGATAGAGCAGGATGGGAACCCCAAGAATTTTACCTATTAGAATATTTTGGCGCGATCGCGGACTGAACCGAATAAAATCAAGAGTTCCTCGCCGCTTCTCCCGAATAAAATCGGAAACGAGCAGGTAAGTCCCCAACCCGAACAGCATCAGAACTTGAATCCCACTCAAAACAACAAACAAATCCCAACTCCACAACTGCCAACGAACCATCCAATTTCCCAACCCATCCCAGGAAACATAGCGACTGTATCGGTGTGCTTGAACGGAAATTTGGCGAGCAAAAAATAGACACAGCGACAATTGAACGAAAAATGCCATCCCCGCAACAAAAACAACCTTGTAAAGTTGTACGCGCGATCGCAACTCCCGATACAACTGCGGATTACCGTCGCCCAATTGGTCTAAAATCCTTGAGAGTGGCATTTTTCTCACCCGTCTAATCGCCCATCGCAATCATAAATCAAATGTCCCACTCCTCATCCTCTTGGCACGGAAATCTCGAACTCAACTACCGCGATCGCAACGGTGCAACCCAGGTTCAGCGTGCCTACACAACAGCGCCCTTAAAGGTTCAGCGCCCCTTTTACCCCGAAGGAGAGAAAATTTGCCATACAATCGCACTGCACACGGCTGGGGGAATTGTCGGGGGGGATCGACTCTCTCAAAACCTGCACCTCCAACCCCAAAGTCACGTTCTCTTAACCACAGCCGCCGCAACAAAAGTCTATCGCAGCAACGGACAACAAGCACAACAAACCATCACCTTAAAAATTGATTCTGGAGCGCGTTTAGAATGGTTGCCCCAAGAGACAATTTTATTTAATGGGGCAATTTATCAACAAAAAATGCGAGTCGAACTGGCACCAGGGGCAACTTTTCTCGCCTGGGAAATCACTCGTTTGGGACGAACTGCAAGGGGAGAACAGTTTGTAAAAGGAGAGTGGCGCAATTCCACAGAAATTTGGCAGGACGGAAAACCCCTGTGGATCGATCGTCAATGGTTACCCGCCAGTCAATCCCTGTGGGACAGTCCCCACGGCTTAGGAGGACAGCCAATTGTTGCCAGCTTCCTTTGTTTGGGACAACCCATATCGCCAGAAATTCTCGAAAAAATGAGAAATCTAGGCGCGAGTACCTTGAATCGTGGAGGATTAGGGGGAGTCACGACAACGCAAGAACAAGGTTCGATCTGTCGCTATCGTGGCGCATCAACAATTGAAGTTAAGAATTGGTTTGTTGCAATTTGGCAATTACTTCGCCTTGAAGGGTTGCAATCTTCTGGAATTAAGCCAAGAGTTTGGCAGTGGTAAGTTATTGAGTATTTCAGTTATGAATAAAATTTGAAACAGTCTGTTATATTGAAAAGCTGTTGAATATTTTTGGAGCGTGGACAAGCAACAACCAACATTCATCGATCTTTTTGCTGGAATTGGAGGATTTAGACTGGCTTTTGAACAAGCTGGATATAAATGTGTCTATTCTTGTGAAATAGATCCTGCTTGTCAAGAAGTGTACTTTAATAACTTTGGAGAAAAGCCCGAAGGTGACATTACTAAGATAAATATTAGGGAAATACCAAACTTTGACGTTCTCACGGCAGGCTTCCCCTGTCAGCCATTTAGTATCTGTGGAAAAAGACAAGGTTTTGAGGATACACGAGGTACTCTTTTTTTCCATATTTGCGCAATCATAGAAGCTAAACAACCGAATGTTGTGCTTTTAGAAAATGTCAAGCATTTAGTTCACCACGATAAAGGTCGCACCTTAGATGTCATTCTTTATTCCTTAGAAAATCTAGGATATTTAGTTGATTATAAAATACTTAATGCCAAGGATTTCGAGCTTCCGCAAAATCGAGAAAGGATAATAATATTTGCCACAAAAAACAAAAAATTCAACTTCAATCTTGTAAAAACAAGTAAATTCGTAGAAAAACTAGAAAACTATCTTTGCAAAAGAGGGAGCTTTGAATATTTAAAAAATCACGAATACACTTTAATTGAAAACGCCAAGAGACAATCTTCTGGATTGATATTTATTGGATACAGAAACAACAAAACAACTTGGAAAAAAGGAGTTAGACCCAATACAGAAAATCTTTCAAGAGTACATCATCAACCCAATCGTATTTATTCAGTACGAGGTGTTCATCCTACTATTCCATCTCAGGAAACTTCTGGGAGATTTTTTATTTACATACCCAAAGAAAATAAAGTTCGTAAATTAACGATAAAAGAATGTTATCGTATCATGGGTTTTCCCGATACTTTTAAAATACATAATTCAGTAGCAGAATGTTACAAGCAAATTGGGAATTCTGTTTGTATATCTATGATTTATGAGTTGGCAAATCAAATAAAAAAACAGAATTTACTAACATCAAAAGAAACAGAGCGAAATGACAATATTAACTATTATAAGCCAGAACCTTTGCAGCTTGATTTTTTGCAAATCAACAAAATGAATCATAAACAAAAGTTATTAGAAATACATCATGGTTCTTTGGAATTAAATGATATCAACAATGAATTAACAGATGAATTACAGAACTACATTAATGTTATCGCCCAGAACTGTTCTAAACAAAAAGGTGTTTATACGGTATTAATTACACTATTAATACATAAAATAATTGAACCGACTCAAGATATCAGATTTCATCAATCAAATATGCCTGGAGGATTTTCCGGTAGAACCGTAGATACTCAATATATTACACCCACACTTAAAGAATTAGGTCTGCCTGCTATGGCAGAAAGTGGTTGGTTAACTCGTTCTTTAGAACAACCTTACCCTTATACTCTCGATTACAAGGGAAAAATCAATAATAAAGCGGTGAAAACGGCTTTTTTGGAGATCGTTGATTTCATAGAAAATAACCCCAATAGAACCGAACTAATTACTAAGTTACTCATCGATCGAGTGAAACAAGTTTCCAAAGCTAATCAGATTATTATTACAAAATTGGCTAATGTTGAAAAGTTAAATATAACCACAGTTATTCATTGTCTTAATGCTCACTTTAATCATAACTATAAAGTTTTTGGAGCATCTAAGTTACCCGTCATTGCTTTTCATGCTATTTATCAAAGATTTATTCAAGAAGTAGAAAGATATAAAGGTTGTACTTTAAAAGACTTAGGTAGCCATACGGCATCAGATAGAACTTCTCGCACCGCAGGAGATATAGAGGTTTTAGATAAAAACAAAAAGCTGATTGAAGCAATAGAAATAAAATACAACAAGCCAATCGATCTACAAATGCTTTTAAATGCCAAAGATAAAATATTAAAATATAGCCCCAGAAGATACTACATATTCTCCTCTGCTGATGTTCGGCAAAAAGATGAAGCGAAAATTCAAGAAGAGATTAAATTCATTGCGACCAATCACGGTTTTCAAGTTATTGTGAATGGAATTATACCAACACTCAAATATTATTTGAGATTAATTACATCTGTTGAAAATTTTATTGAAGATTATTCCAGGTTAGTAGAACAAGATCGAGAATTACAAGCGATTCATAAAATACAGTGGAATAATATATTAAATACTCTCGATTAGGAATAAGACTGAGAATTTCAGAAAAGCGCGATCGCGATCGCGGTATTTTGTCCCCCAAACCCAAAACTTAAACACAGTGCGTGTTGTACCCGCGTCAAACGCGCCTTCCGAACGAAATCGAGATCGAATTCGGGGTTTTGCAATCCCACGCAGGGGGGTAAAACCTGCTGGTGCAGTGCCATGAGACAAAACGCCGCGCCAATTGCTCCAGAAGCGCCGAGGGTATGTCCCGTTGCTCCTTTGGTGGAACTGACAGCAACGCCGTGGGGAAACAAGGATTGAATCAGTTGAGCTTCGTTGCGATCGTTGAGGATAGTGCTGGTTCCGTGGGCGTGAATGTAATCGATCGCGCTGGGGTTGAGATTGCTGCGCTCTAAACATTGTCGCACTGCCGCGATCGCGCTTTTCCCGTTAGGATCGGGGGCGCTGACATGATGCCCATCTGCGGTTAAGCCAAAACCCAAAATTTTCCCGTAGGCTTTTGCACCGCGCTGACGAGCGAGTTCGGGGGTTTCTAGGACAAAAATTGCGGCTCCTTCCCCCAAAACTAAGCCCTCTCGCTGCCGATCGAAGGGATAGCACCCGGTTTTGGCAAGCGCGCCCATTTTTGCAAATCCCGCCAGGGTGAGAGGCGTAATGGGGGCTTCTATTGCTCCCGCGATCGCGCGTTGGTATTGTCCCGTTTGCAACAGTTCTACCGCTCGCGCGATCGACCAAATTCCCGTAGCACAAGCTGCCATTGGTGCTAAAACCGCCCCCGTCGCCCCGATTTTTCGTGCTGCCGCGATCGCGCTGGATGGGGGTAACCCTACTATTCCTTGGGGAAACGCACCCATCCCATGCTGCCGAACCTGTAATCGCGCGGCTTCCCAAGTCCCCTGAGCGCCGCGACTCGAACCAATCACCACGCCACAATCTTGAAGGGGAGGCGTTAACCCTGCATCTTGCAATGCTTCCTCAACCGCCCATTCGGTTAAAGGGAGGAAGGAAATGGGGGTTTGTCCGATGAGTCCCAGAGGATGGGAAGGCAGTTCGAGCAAAGCGCGATCGCGGCGAATTCCCGATTCTCCAGCCAGAAGGCGCTGCCAACTCTCCTTCAATGTTCCCAAAGAGGAAACCAAACCAATCCCCGTCACAACGACTTCCCCTAGCGGTTTGTCAACCTCGATTTTGTTCCTTGAGAGCGACATGGGGACACACGGGGAAATGATTTACCCCAAAAAGAAAACAGACAAACCACTGATAAGCGATGAGTCATTGATAATCGCGAAGTTACGCCTAATGTAGATTAGGCGCTCAAACACCTATCCTATCGCTGTTTCTTATTACTATTCCCTATTCCCTGTCTTGCCGAGCGTTCCCTTGCTAAGTCGGTTGGATAAGCTGAGGAGGTGGCGACATTCGAGGTCTCCTCGAATGCTTGTGACCGCCGTGGAAGTCTCAGCATCCCCCGACTTCTTCCGGCGGCGCGGGGTCTCGGCGCTATTCCCTATTCCCTCACCCTAGCAAGGGTTTTAGGGTGTTCACATTAGGCGTAAGTTTATCGCGATCAAACTTCGCAATTCACTTTTTCAGATTTTCCAAACCTGCGGTGACTTTTGCCGACTCAATGCTGTCACCCTGGGCGATCCCATCCACGGCTTCCATTCCATCGGTAACGCGACCAAAAACGGCGTAGTTTCCATCAAGGAAAGAATGATCCGCTAGGGTGAAGTAGAACTGAGAAGAAGCAGAATTAGGGGCTTGAGAGCGTGCCATCGCAATCGCTCCGCGATCGTGCTTGAGTGCGGGAGTACCACCAATGGGTTTGCCATAAACGGGTTCGTCAGACCCTTCTGGCGCAATTTCCAAGGGAATGTAGCGCGGTTGATTGGTGTCGGGATCGACAAAACCGCCCATACCCGTTCCTTCAGGATCGCCGCCTTGAGCGACAAAAGGATTGGGTTCTTTGACAACGCGATGGAACGTCAATCCGTCGTAAAATCCGCGTTCTACGAGATCGACGAAATTACCTGCCGTTACGGGCGCGCGATCGCCATCCACCTCAATCGTAATCGGCGAGCCGTTGACAGTCATTACAACAGTTGCCTTGCCTTCCAATTTAGGTAATTCACTCATATCTTGATTATTGGCTTGAGCCGTGATTGTTGGTGCTTCTGTTGCTGTTGTTGAAGAATCCGCTTGAGGCGAGGTACAGCCAACCAAGCTCAAACTCCCCAGTAGGGCGACAACAACTATAACTGTTAATTGACGCTGAATCCAAAACTTCATCGTTTGTACCTGTGATTTTTGAAAGTTTTTTGTCTAAAGCATTGATTTTGAGGGAGGAAGCTTAAAATCCTTCTAAAGGAACGCCCAAAAATTTAGCGAGTTCTGCGCCTTCGTTTTCCAACTTCGTAAGCGGTACGGGTTCGCCCACGCGGGTCAGGGGAATATCTCTCGTTTTTTTAACCTTGAGATAGAGACTGTGTTTGGGATTAAGCCCTTCTTTAATTCGAGCTTTAACCGATTGAATCTCATCGAGGGGGCAAACCAATTCCACTTGTCGATTTTTACCGGGAAACCCCCAGCGAACAATCTTAGCTTGACCCGTCTCTTTACTAAACTCGTTATAGCCCGCGCCAATGTCCCAATAGATTGTCAGCCAAAGATAAGTTGCCACGAGCAGTCCGGCAACCCCATAAAATCCGAGGGCGATGCCTTGGGGAATGAAAACCAGTTGAGAAGGATCGCTGACGAACAGCAAATTAATTCCCAAGTAGCTTGAAAGTCCGGCGAGGAAAAAACCTAGACCGCCGATTGAAGTGGCGACTGCCAACAAATAGTTGCTCAAGCGGCGCGAGCCAATAATTTCTTTGCGAAGAACCAAACGATTTTGAGTTTCTGCCTTTGCTGTCATGGGTAAAACGGTTGTTTGTGAATAGGCGATCGAATCAGTAGGTTCGCGATCGCGGCTGGGGAAAAATTCTTCAAAGAACCTGCGAAAATAGAACAATAGCAGCGGTAGCTGAACTTCCTCACCAATAACGCTCTCTCATGGTTTTTCGCCCCCAACACCCCATTAAATCCTATTGTGACCCTCCTTGTCCCTCCTTCTTTTAAGTGAGGCTGTAGCAAAGTTATAACACTGGCGAGAATGCGCCAGAAATTGAGAAAATGCCTGCCCCTTCAAGGAAAATAGCCTTCTGAGTCCGGTCAATTCTGAGGGATTTCTGAGGAAAGATATTTCAATTTGTAAAATTTTCGGTAATAATAATCTAAAGCAAGTTTACAGAAAAAACCCAATCGTCCCGATATCCGGGAAAAATGGGTACTCAGCTTGCACTATTTTTAAGAAACATTAACGACCTACCCTTGATTTACATCCCAGTAAATCAGAAGAGCGCTAATAAGGCTTTCCCTTGAAAGCCAATGAATTCGCTTAAAGTTAAGGTTCTTAATCGCCTTAGAATGATCTAGCGAGAGTTACCTGTTAAGAGTTATAAAGCGCTCTGATTTAGGAATCTTGCCCATCAGTCGTTCAGCAAGAGGATTTTACACTATGACTATTGCAGTCGGACGTGCAAGCGCCGGTCGAGGATGGTTTGACGTTCTCGATGACTGGCTCAAGCGCGATCGCTTCGTCTTTATCGGGTGGTCTGGACTGCTGCTATTCCCCTGCGCCTTCTTCGCGCTAGGGGGGTGGCTCACCGGAACCACCTTCGTTTCCTCCTGGTACACCCACGGACTCGCATCGAGCTACCTAGAAGGCTGTAACTTTCTCACCGTAGCCGTATCCAGCCCAGCAGACAGCCTGGGTCACTCCCTACTCTTTCTCTGGGGCCCAGAAGCCCAAGGCAACTTCACCCGTTGGTGTCAGCTTGGCGGACTCTGGAGTTTCGTCGCTCTCCACGGCGCATTCGGTCTGATTGGATTCTGCCTCAGACAGCTAGAAGTCGCCCGTCTGATCGGGATTCGTCCCTACAACGCGATCGCGTTCACAGCGCCAATCGCCGTCTTCGTCAGCGTCTTCCTGATGTACCCTTTGGGACAATCGAGTTGGTTCTTCGCCCCCAGCTTTGGAGTCGCGGGAATCTTCAGATTCATCCTATTCCTGCAAGGATTCCACAACTGGACATTGAACCCCTTCCACATGATGGGAGTAGCAGGAGTATTGGGAGGAGCCTTACTCTGTGCAATCCACGGAGCAACAGTAGAAAACACGCTCTTTGAAGACTCAGACCAAGCCAACACCTT
This genomic stretch from Lusitaniella coriacea LEGE 07157 harbors:
- a CDS encoding DNA cytosine methyltransferase; the encoded protein is MDKQQPTFIDLFAGIGGFRLAFEQAGYKCVYSCEIDPACQEVYFNNFGEKPEGDITKINIREIPNFDVLTAGFPCQPFSICGKRQGFEDTRGTLFFHICAIIEAKQPNVVLLENVKHLVHHDKGRTLDVILYSLENLGYLVDYKILNAKDFELPQNRERIIIFATKNKKFNFNLVKTSKFVEKLENYLCKRGSFEYLKNHEYTLIENAKRQSSGLIFIGYRNNKTTWKKGVRPNTENLSRVHHQPNRIYSVRGVHPTIPSQETSGRFFIYIPKENKVRKLTIKECYRIMGFPDTFKIHNSVAECYKQIGNSVCISMIYELANQIKKQNLLTSKETERNDNINYYKPEPLQLDFLQINKMNHKQKLLEIHHGSLELNDINNELTDELQNYINVIAQNCSKQKGVYTVLITLLIHKIIEPTQDIRFHQSNMPGGFSGRTVDTQYITPTLKELGLPAMAESGWLTRSLEQPYPYTLDYKGKINNKAVKTAFLEIVDFIENNPNRTELITKLLIDRVKQVSKANQIIITKLANVEKLNITTVIHCLNAHFNHNYKVFGASKLPVIAFHAIYQRFIQEVERYKGCTLKDLGSHTASDRTSRTAGDIEVLDKNKKLIEAIEIKYNKPIDLQMLLNAKDKILKYSPRRYYIFSSADVRQKDEAKIQEEIKFIATNHGFQVIVNGIIPTLKYYLRLITSVENFIEDYSRLVEQDRELQAIHKIQWNNILNTLD
- a CDS encoding urease accessory protein UreD, which codes for MSHSSSSWHGNLELNYRDRNGATQVQRAYTTAPLKVQRPFYPEGEKICHTIALHTAGGIVGGDRLSQNLHLQPQSHVLLTTAAATKVYRSNGQQAQQTITLKIDSGARLEWLPQETILFNGAIYQQKMRVELAPGATFLAWEITRLGRTARGEQFVKGEWRNSTEIWQDGKPLWIDRQWLPASQSLWDSPHGLGGQPIVASFLCLGQPISPEILEKMRNLGASTLNRGGLGGVTTTQEQGSICRYRGASTIEVKNWFVAIWQLLRLEGLQSSGIKPRVWQW
- a CDS encoding DUF4327 family protein; amino-acid sequence: MSTSTISSAPPVRYSIDLIRDEARQLIDRGSISRQQPIYVLCQYIPAREWVCVEGELEKCEYLLRDRIGDLVGSEYWEND
- a CDS encoding glycoside hydrolase family 3 N-terminal domain-containing protein, with product MRDRVPPLQTLSLREQIAQMVVVRASGCLFDSQIRYPAWEPPLETLQQWISQLKVGGVIVLGGSAAEVSLRSRQLQDWAEIPLFIAADIEEGTGQRFAGATTFPPPMALSGIGDRAIAISHAEQMGATTAREAQSIGINWVLAPVVDVNNNPHNPVINIRAFGETPEIVSDLATAFLRGAQSYPVLTTAKHFPGHGDTAVDSHLHLPVVSHPIERLDAVELPPFNRAIAAGVDSVMTAHLLVPAWDTKYPATLSQKILTGQLRDKLGFNGLIVTDALVMGGVANFTDYQEVCVLAVEAGADILLMPQDPVAAIDAVEEAVQTGRISPQRIQASIERIWRAKQKILAGTTLDLSADSLLRELAQPEAKKTTREINQESLQLGGELPLSLPMEGENAENWVVVDDLLNCNFLAAHTPAIAVPKQLGYKLQLIEQHQLNLDRIPETALVQIFSRGNPFRGKAGLVPQAQEWFKLLLRQRKIVGLAIYGSPYILEELRSEFAPSLPWVFSYGQTALAQEGVTQVLWQKETRERSFSEAFI
- the nblS gene encoding two-component system sensor histidine kinase NblS, translating into MLTLLKTLHNAIDRWWSEFTLQTRLMAAATLIVSLVMSGLTFWAVNTIQQDARVNDTRFGRDLGILLATNVSPLIAEDKLTEVARFSSRFYSSTSNIRYIMYADEDGKIFFGIPYSEAAVQNSLTIQRRIELPEDYAKNVNLPMVRQHLTPDGEVTDVFVPLKQEGKYLGVLAVGINPNPTVVTSSNLTRDVTIAVFISIWTMVILGVVLNALTITQPIKELLVGVKNIAAGNFKQRIDLPLGGELGELIFNFNEMAERLESYEEQNIEELTAEKAKLETLVSTIADGAVLIDTDLKVILVNPTARRIFNWESKELAGENVLHYLPAQVTIKLTKPLYQFASGEATGNKDRSFEHHAANALGFPHHKEAEGGEFRITLTEPTKRTIRILLTQVLDRDRENIKGIAITIQDITREVELNEAKGQFISNISHELRTPLFNIKSFIETLYEYGEDLTSEERQEFLHTANNETDRLTRLVNDVLDLSRLESSNTYHLECVEVARPIEQTLRTYQLNAKDKGIELIKEIEANLPFVLGHYDLLLQVLANLVGNALKFTTAGGRVAIRTYQLNPSNLNFEKKGKVRVEVSDTGTGISSEDRDAIFDRFYRVENRVHTLEGTGLGLSIVKNIMEKHNTQINLVSEIGVGTTFWFDLTLYEDAQKPEEALQ
- a CDS encoding beta-ketoacyl-ACP synthase; this translates as MSLSRNKIEVDKPLGEVVVTGIGLVSSLGTLKESWQRLLAGESGIRRDRALLELPSHPLGLIGQTPISFLPLTEWAVEEALQDAGLTPPLQDCGVVIGSSRGAQGTWEAARLQVRQHGMGAFPQGIVGLPPSSAIAAARKIGATGAVLAPMAACATGIWSIARAVELLQTGQYQRAIAGAIEAPITPLTLAGFAKMGALAKTGCYPFDRQREGLVLGEGAAIFVLETPELARQRGAKAYGKILGFGLTADGHHVSAPDPNGKSAIAAVRQCLERSNLNPSAIDYIHAHGTSTILNDRNEAQLIQSLFPHGVAVSSTKGATGHTLGASGAIGAAFCLMALHQQVLPPCVGLQNPEFDLDFVRKARLTRVQHALCLSFGFGGQNTAIAIALF